One Ahaetulla prasina isolate Xishuangbanna chromosome 1, ASM2864084v1, whole genome shotgun sequence DNA window includes the following coding sequences:
- the LOC131193658 gene encoding probable DNA double-strand break repair Rad50 ATPase, translating into MLCLEVAVETKSLGSVALAFPGELSLLQKEMENPSLCIESKYIKNLQQQIYFLELEAKFLREQTKKAINTQPLLACEMEHMLQNLQTLQCKADSLDLELKRKKDGLNILMMERNQLNNQISMANEQHLKEKQGLIEEIRQWKRKKAEKDEQISAKEIEISCAKQELEEQQMNLKNKEQTILMLKTKVTQQLERQKAMELELSEKKKELLDTQSAVHEMEEKILKKTAAMHAQITHELRNETSFLHHQIHERELLAEQDRLLRSKIADDYAALTKENNLLQSRFLELVKQTNIERVLKEEMYTAHSASIPQFLTVKDQEEQLQHEIKTHQDLLEQEMSTFQELEDKISLLEKRSTTVDLNIATLSSRIADVRAMLEKEEQDNIELKRENSLLIDFASNLKKQLAGKENSLREASNKMLGLDKAISALKMKHTLHQSLQSEKWDKISKMANSMMKLSNSMVNIIDRIGKE; encoded by the exons ATGCTGTGCCTGGAGGTTGCCGTGGAGACGAAGAGCCTCGGGTCTGTTGCATTGGCTTTTCCTGGAGAGCTGAGCTTGCTCCAGAAAG aAATGGAAAATCCATCACTATGCATAGAATCTAAATACATCAAGAATCTTCAACAGCAAATTTATTTCCTTGAATTGGAAGCTAAGTTTCT TCGTGAACAGACTAAAAAAGCAATTAATACTCAGCCTCTCCTTGCATGTGAAATGGAACATATGCTACAAAATCTACAG acATTACAGTGTAAGGCTGATAGCCTTGATCTGGAGCTGAAGCGAAAGAAAGATGGTTTAAACATACTGATGATGGAAAGAAATCAACTTAATAACCAAATCAGTATGGCTAATG AGCAGCATTTAAAAGAgaaacagggtttgatagaggaAATCAGAcaatggaagagaaagaaggcaGAGAAAGATGAGCAAATCTCGGCAAAAGAAATTGAGATCTCGTGTGCTAAGCAGGAACTGGAAGAACAACAAATGAATctgaaaaacaaagaacaaactaTCCTTATGCTAAAAACAAAG GTGACGCAACAGTTGGAACGGCAAAAGGCAATGGAGTTGGAgctttctgaaaagaaaaaggaattattGGATACCCAGTCTGCTGTacatgaaatggaagaaaaaatccTTAAGAAAACAGCAGCAATGCATGCTCAAATTACTCATGAATTAAG GAATGAGACATCTTTTTTGCACCATCAAATTCATGAACGAGAGCTTCTGGCAGAACAGGACCGTCTCTTACGAAGTAAAATAGCAGATGATTATGCAGCTTTGACCAAGGAAAATAATCTCTTGCAATCCAGGTTTTTGGAACttgtcaaacaaacaaacatt GAAAGAGTTCTCAAGGAAGAGATGTATACAGCCCATTCAGCAAGCATTCCTcaatttctgacagtgaaagaTCAGGAAGAGCAACTGCAACATGAGATTAAGACACACCAAGACCTTCTGGAACAAGAAATGAGCACCTTCCAGGAACTTGAAGATAAG ATTAGCCTGTTAGAAAAAAGAAGCACAACTGTTGATTTAAATATTGCAACATTGAGTAGCCGAATAGCTGACGTTAGAGCTATGCTAGAAAAAGAAGAACAAGACAACATTGAACTAAAAAGGGAGAATTCTCTGCTAATTGATTTTGCATCTAATCTAAAAAAACAG CTTGCTGGAAAAGAAAATAGTCTACGGGAGGCATCAAATAAGATGCTGGGCCTGGATAAAGCAATTTCAGCTTTAAAAATGAAGCATACATTACATCAATCTCTTCAATcagaaaaatgggacaaaatctcCAAAATGGCAAATTCCATGATGAAACTCAGCAATTCAATGGTGAATATTATTGATAGAATAGGAAAAGAATAA